The proteins below are encoded in one region of Haladaptatus sp. R4:
- a CDS encoding peptidylprolyl isomerase: MADDLTATLHTNHGDIEVELFDERAPKTVANFVGLATGDREWTDPQSGDRKTDEPLYDDVLFHRVIEGFMIQGGDPTGTGRGGPGYQFDDEFHPELTHDSEGVLSMANSGPNTNGSQFFITLDATPHLNNRHAVFGEVVDGMDVVEEIGSVDTNPQDKPLDDVVLESVEIHD, translated from the coding sequence ATGGCAGACGACCTAACGGCCACACTTCACACGAATCACGGCGACATCGAAGTCGAGTTGTTCGACGAGCGCGCACCCAAGACGGTGGCGAACTTCGTCGGACTGGCGACGGGCGACCGCGAGTGGACTGACCCACAGTCGGGCGACCGAAAGACCGACGAACCGCTCTACGACGACGTGCTCTTCCACCGTGTCATCGAGGGCTTCATGATTCAGGGTGGCGACCCGACGGGAACGGGCCGCGGCGGTCCCGGCTACCAGTTCGACGACGAGTTCCACCCGGAACTCACCCACGACAGCGAGGGCGTCCTCTCGATGGCCAACTCCGGCCCGAACACCAACGGCTCGCAGTTCTTCATCACGCTCGACGCCACGCCGCACCTCAACAACCGCCACGCCGTGTTCGGTGAGGTCGTAGACGGCATGGACGTCGTCGAGGAAATCGGCTCCGTCGATACGAACCCGCAGGACAAGCCGCTCGACGACGTCGTCCTCGAATCCGTCGAGATTCACGACTGA
- a CDS encoding PGF-CTERM sorting domain-containing protein, with protein MNGTQTDVELSVSDFQEGDRGKSERTTRTANDGGQPGFTALAGIVALLGAGLLARRNGQP; from the coding sequence GTGAACGGGACGCAGACGGACGTCGAACTGTCCGTTTCGGACTTCCAAGAGGGCGACAGAGGAAAATCGGAGCGGACGACCAGAACGGCGAACGACGGCGGTCAACCCGGTTTCACCGCCCTCGCCGGTATCGTCGCCCTTCTCGGGGCGGGACTACTCGCGCGGCGAAACGGACAACCATGA
- a CDS encoding creatininase family protein, producing MTETTNDSTVELTNCTWTDVETALDDGRRTAIVAVGSVEQHGPHLPLIMDTLAGDELARRIAEKLGDALAAPTIRPGCSGHHMEFPGTITIPATTLMDLIRAYCESLDEHGFEHIALVPTHGGNFAPVNTVAPEVAREVDANVIELADLSNLMELQNEGLRAGGVEYQEDVIHAGAAETAMVLAVDEGLVRTDELEVGHEDEISVSRLLSEGFKTITENGVLGDPREGTAEAGEEILDAIATAYAEWIEAERDAI from the coding sequence ATGACGGAAACGACCAACGATTCGACCGTAGAACTTACGAACTGCACATGGACCGACGTGGAAACGGCGCTCGACGACGGAAGACGAACCGCTATCGTCGCCGTCGGGTCCGTGGAACAACACGGCCCGCACCTCCCGCTGATAATGGACACGCTGGCGGGCGACGAACTGGCGAGGCGCATCGCCGAGAAACTCGGTGACGCGCTCGCCGCGCCGACGATTCGCCCCGGTTGCTCGGGCCACCACATGGAGTTCCCCGGGACCATCACGATTCCCGCGACGACCCTCATGGATCTGATTCGGGCGTACTGCGAGTCGCTGGACGAACACGGCTTCGAGCATATCGCCCTCGTTCCGACCCACGGCGGGAACTTCGCACCCGTCAACACCGTCGCGCCGGAGGTCGCCCGCGAGGTCGACGCGAACGTCATCGAGCTCGCCGACCTCTCGAACCTGATGGAACTCCAGAACGAGGGGCTTCGCGCGGGCGGCGTAGAGTACCAAGAGGACGTGATTCACGCTGGTGCCGCGGAAACAGCGATGGTATTGGCGGTAGACGAGGGACTCGTTCGGACCGACGAACTCGAAGTTGGACACGAGGATGAAATCTCCGTCTCCCGACTCCTCAGCGAGGGATTCAAAACCATCACCGAGAACGGCGTTCTCGGCGATCCGCGCGAGGGAACGGCGGAGGCCGGGGAAGAGATCCTCGACGCCATCGCGACGGCGTACGCCGAGTGGATCGAAGCAGAACGCGACGCGATTTGA